Proteins co-encoded in one Gracilinanus agilis isolate LMUSP501 unplaced genomic scaffold, AgileGrace unplaced_scaffold16140, whole genome shotgun sequence genomic window:
- the SLC35A2 gene encoding UDP-galactose translocator, which produces HHRWLKQASLAVLVVQNASLILSIRYARTLPGDRFFATTAVVMAEVLKGATCLLLLFAQKRGNVKHFVLFLHEAVLVQYVDTLKLAVPSLIYTLQNNLQYVAISNLPAATFQVTYQLKILTTALFSVLMLRRSLSRLQWASLLLLFLGVALVQVQQAGGSNGSPHPGGQNPGVGLAAVVASCLSSGFAGVYFEKILKGSSGSVWLRNVQLGLFGTLLGLAGLWWAEGGAVASRGFFFGYTPAVWGVVLNQAFGGLLVAVVVKYADNILKGFATSLSIVVSTAASIRLFGFQVDPLFALGAGLVIGAVYLYSLPRTAAVVTPPPLNTAPLASGRHADPEEEPFLPKLLAKEKGS; this is translated from the exons GTCACCACCGGTGGTTGAAGCAGGCATCCTTGGCTGTACTGGTGGTGCAAAACGCATCCCTGATCCTGAGCATCCGCTACGCTCGGACCCTCCCTGGGGACCGCTTCTTCGCCACCACAGCCGTGGTCATGGCCGAAGTGCTGAAGGGAGCCACCTGTCTCCTGCTGCTGTTCGCCCAGAAGAGGG GGAACGTGAAACATTTCGTGCTGTTCCTCCACGAAGCCGTTCTGGTCCAGTATGTGGACACGCTGAAGCTGGCAGTGCCCTCCCTCATCTACACCCTTCAAAATAACTTGCAGTATGTGGCCATCTCCAACCTGCCAGCAGCCACCTTCCAG GTCACATACCAGCTGAAAATCCTTACCACAGCCCTGTTCTCAGTCCTCATGCTCCGCCGGAGCCTGTCCCGCCTGCAGTGGGCCTCCCTGCTCCTGCTCTTCCTGGGTGTGGCCCTCGTCCAGGTCCAGCAGGCAGGTGGTAGCAATGGGTCACCACACCCAGGGGGCCAGAACCCCGGGGTGGGTCTGGCAGCTGTGGTGGCTTCATGCCTGTCGTCAGGCTTTGCTGGTGTTTACTTTGAGAAGATCCTGAAGGGTAGTTCAGGGTCTGTGTGGCTGAGGAACGTGCAACTGGGCCTCTTTGGAACTTTGCTGGGCCTGGCAGGGCTGTGGTGGGCAGAGGGTGGGGCCGTGGCCAGTCGAGGCTTCTTTTTTGGCTACACACCAGCTGTCTGGGGGGTGGTGCTGAACCAGGCCTTCGGCGGCCTTTTAGTCGCCGTGGTGGTGAAGTATGCAGACAACATCCTCAAGGGCTTTGCCACCTCCCTCTCCATTGTCGTTTCCACAGCAGCCTCCATCCGCCTGTTCGGCTTCCAGGTGGATCCGCTCTTTGCGCTTGGGGCTGGCCTGGTCATCGGGGCCGTCTACCTCTACAGCCTGCCCCGAACTGCTGCCGTGGTCACTCCTCCTCCTCTGAACACAGCGCCGCTGGCCAGTGGCCGCCATGCGGACCCTGAGGAGGAGCCCTTCCTGCCCAA